A region of Fibrobacter sp. UWT2 DNA encodes the following proteins:
- a CDS encoding serine hydrolase has protein sequence MKFEKDVLMGLLKRAETEGVFNKAVAGFILPDGSREFLTLNTPENTVFDIASLTKVCPTSTLALSYILEGKLSVDTKVIDYIPELKTNYRDDIRVFHLLTHSLDYRVPMKTLRTLPAEGILEALYTYQFEKAPGADFNYGNPASVLLGMILQRLMGKDLQQQGRERFFIPLGMTRSGWDPLTRDWNPIPKDEISPTEICSFRGREIQGEIHDESAWVLRKLFPVGSAGMFSCVPDLLNFVQTILKDGVAADGKRIMPAGILKMVSENAFALDSASKYSTAKDACTALGWELNSAKFMGTKISPHTFGKTGFTGASIVADPDQGAAVVLLSNFTYPHREANADRIHAFRATLSDAFFG, from the coding sequence ATGAAGTTCGAAAAAGATGTATTGATGGGGCTCCTGAAAAGGGCCGAAACCGAAGGCGTTTTCAACAAGGCGGTCGCGGGATTCATATTACCCGACGGAAGTCGCGAATTTTTGACTCTCAACACGCCCGAAAACACGGTTTTTGACATTGCGAGCCTTACCAAGGTGTGTCCTACCTCCACACTCGCCTTGAGTTACATCCTCGAAGGTAAACTTTCGGTTGACACCAAGGTTATCGACTACATCCCTGAACTTAAGACAAATTACCGCGACGACATTCGGGTGTTTCACTTGCTGACTCATAGCCTAGATTACCGAGTGCCTATGAAGACTTTGCGCACGCTGCCTGCCGAAGGAATCTTGGAAGCGCTTTATACGTACCAGTTCGAAAAGGCTCCTGGGGCTGACTTCAATTACGGTAACCCCGCCAGCGTATTGCTGGGAATGATTTTGCAGCGCCTTATGGGCAAGGACTTGCAGCAGCAAGGCCGCGAGCGATTCTTTATTCCACTCGGTATGACTCGTTCCGGCTGGGATCCGTTGACTCGCGACTGGAATCCGATTCCTAAAGATGAAATCTCGCCGACGGAAATCTGCAGCTTTAGAGGTCGCGAAATCCAAGGAGAAATCCACGATGAAAGCGCCTGGGTTTTGCGAAAGCTGTTCCCTGTCGGCAGCGCCGGCATGTTCAGCTGCGTGCCCGACTTGTTGAATTTTGTACAAACTATCTTGAAGGACGGTGTCGCTGCAGACGGTAAGCGCATTATGCCTGCGGGCATTTTGAAGATGGTTAGTGAAAACGCCTTTGCGCTCGATTCGGCTAGCAAGTATTCTACGGCAAAAGATGCCTGCACCGCTCTCGGCTGGGAGCTGAATAGTGCGAAGTTCATGGGCACCAAGATTTCGCCGCACACATTCGGTAAAACCGGATTCACCGGCGCAAGCATCGTTGCCGACCCTGACCAAGGTGCAGCCGTGGTGCTGCTCAGCAACTTTACCTATCCGCACCGCGAAGCGAACGCTGACCGCATCCATGCCTTCCGCGCGACGCTTTCCGACGCCTTTTTCGGATAA
- a CDS encoding sulfite exporter TauE/SafE family protein produces the protein MNFEPTALALYAAYFVLGAVVSLINSIAGGGSTLSLPIMIFLGMPATVANGTNRIGLIIGNFSSAFNLARHGYLNKRIFLQLLTPTILGALLGACFLVHIGDKLFQAILAVVICLVVVMSNLNKNVLGKPPANPPEKLTLKGALGFFAIAVYGCIVQVGVGFVQIFGLTRYTGLAPIQINALKNSLTNVFLVVSTIALGVTGKINWPIAVMMAGGAWVGGYFGSFLQRKKGNKFIQRFISICSIGMAIALVVDLIVK, from the coding sequence ATGAATTTCGAGCCAACAGCACTTGCCCTCTACGCCGCCTACTTCGTGTTAGGCGCCGTCGTGAGCCTTATCAACAGCATTGCGGGCGGCGGCTCTACGTTGAGCCTTCCAATTATGATTTTCCTCGGGATGCCCGCAACCGTTGCAAACGGAACGAACCGTATCGGGCTCATCATCGGAAACTTCAGCAGTGCCTTTAACCTGGCACGTCACGGCTACTTGAACAAGCGCATTTTCTTGCAGCTGCTCACGCCTACGATTCTCGGAGCCCTTCTGGGAGCGTGCTTCCTAGTGCATATCGGCGATAAGCTTTTCCAGGCAATTCTTGCAGTCGTTATCTGCCTTGTGGTTGTCATGAGCAACTTGAACAAGAATGTCCTGGGGAAGCCTCCTGCAAATCCGCCTGAAAAGTTGACACTCAAGGGCGCTCTCGGATTTTTTGCCATTGCCGTTTACGGTTGCATCGTACAAGTCGGCGTGGGTTTCGTACAAATTTTCGGGCTCACCCGTTATACGGGACTTGCTCCCATCCAGATTAACGCTCTCAAGAATTCACTCACCAATGTTTTTTTAGTCGTCAGTACCATTGCGCTCGGCGTGACAGGCAAAATCAACTGGCCCATCGCCGTGATGATGGCAGGTGGTGCCTGGGTCGGCGGCTATTTCGGCAGCTTTTTGCAGCGTAAAAAAGGCAACAAGTTTATCCAGCGCTTTATCAGCATTTGCAGCATCGGCATGGCTATTGCGCTGGTGGTGGATCTTATCGTCAAATAA
- a CDS encoding tetratricopeptide repeat protein, which translates to MFFTDRTNTLEALFRVRAAIFGKKLQVFEGRDGVMSLLQESLDVQTNERDYQTALDMIRPLMKVAENHPFVPDDSVEYISISSRMERALYRHYFEPLSSRLVKNVHSCCPMEFIWRQAGLLELNLENFPDAEKAMSIAAMWNPASAKYRLMLARIHSDQGRWDNVMEDAVAAMKVAYRASDLILCFRFLRNYFLYKKMYLEAVYCSFVRSNYTDSGNALDEIVDDILGYAKMVNVENDQSNDESVTESLKRFGITLGFNPEVVAVAKQNCEEAFLAGDADLANYFAEILSSLKTVQEKKKAFNIKQLVEHYRNIKS; encoded by the coding sequence ATGTTTTTTACTGACAGAACAAATACGCTTGAAGCCCTGTTTCGCGTCCGGGCGGCCATCTTTGGGAAAAAACTCCAAGTTTTTGAAGGCCGAGATGGCGTGATGAGCCTTTTGCAAGAATCGCTCGACGTGCAAACGAACGAAAGGGATTACCAAACCGCATTGGATATGATCAGGCCTTTGATGAAGGTGGCCGAAAATCATCCGTTTGTTCCTGACGATTCCGTTGAGTACATTTCGATTTCTAGCAGAATGGAACGCGCCCTTTACCGACATTATTTTGAACCCCTATCAAGTCGGTTAGTAAAGAACGTTCATTCCTGTTGTCCGATGGAATTTATTTGGCGACAGGCAGGCCTTTTGGAATTGAATTTGGAAAATTTCCCTGACGCAGAAAAAGCAATGTCCATTGCAGCAATGTGGAATCCGGCTTCAGCAAAATACAGGTTGATGCTTGCGCGAATCCACAGCGACCAGGGGCGTTGGGACAATGTGATGGAAGACGCGGTGGCGGCCATGAAAGTCGCTTACCGGGCAAGCGATTTGATTCTTTGTTTTAGATTCCTGCGCAATTACTTCCTTTACAAAAAGATGTATCTAGAGGCGGTCTACTGCAGTTTTGTTCGGTCGAATTATACGGATTCGGGAAACGCTCTAGACGAAATTGTCGATGATATTTTGGGGTACGCCAAGATGGTCAATGTCGAAAATGACCAATCGAATGACGAGAGCGTCACGGAGTCCTTAAAACGCTTTGGCATTACACTCGGATTTAATCCTGAAGTTGTGGCCGTAGCTAAACAGAATTGCGAAGAAGCGTTTCTTGCTGGCGATGCGGATTTGGCGAATTACTTTGCCGAGATTCTGTCTAGCTTAAAAACCGTACAGGAAAAAAAGAAAGCGTTCAACATAAAGCAACTCGTTGAACACTACAGAAACATCAAGAGCTGA
- a CDS encoding GIY-YIG nuclease family protein, protein MPHFVYMLRCAGNRIYTGYAVDVEARFEQHKSGKGAKFTKAFPPQCILRQFELNSHEEALRLEARIKKLSRPQKELLAAGDETLTAELLAGLGETLEESRARKRREKRKNITPHDN, encoded by the coding sequence ATGCCACATTTCGTCTACATGCTCCGTTGTGCGGGCAACCGCATCTACACGGGGTATGCCGTCGATGTAGAAGCTCGTTTCGAACAACATAAGTCCGGCAAGGGAGCGAAATTCACCAAGGCGTTCCCGCCGCAGTGTATTCTGCGCCAGTTTGAATTGAACAGCCACGAAGAGGCCCTGCGCCTGGAAGCGCGCATCAAGAAACTGTCCCGTCCACAAAAGGAACTGCTCGCCGCAGGTGACGAAACCCTGACCGCAGAACTGCTCGCAGGCCTCGGCGAAACCCTCGAAGAAAGCCGCGCACGCAAGCGCCGCGAAAAACGGAAAAACATTACTCCTCACGACAATTGA
- the nhaA gene encoding Na+/H+ antiporter NhaA, with translation MSAKVTSSDKIEDLFPETSIRKIITPIERLMKVETTGGIVLIIMTLAALLWANLSPETYHHVWHMPFALTIGSWIGAADLHWFINDAMMTIFFFNIGLEVKGEMTYGELKNPKAASLPIIAAAGGMLFPALIYLLLCPGGEHSAAHGWGVPTATDIAFVVGCMAILGKKVPHALRVMILTLAIADDIGAILVIAIGYPSGDGVNFLALGAGFALLVLINVLFRIGVRNLLLHGVIGIAVWAFFVKSGVHPTIAGVLLGLSVPAKPVLAKGKLAHFAGSVGGALSGEAKDRNEQYEVFTLLKRGARESISMQERLFKPLVPWVNFFIMPLFALSNAGVEIKLGGVEVPVMGAVALALILGKPIGIFLFSLLAVTVGVSVKPSYSWKVLWGGGMLAGIGFTMALFVANLAFEVGDRQDSAKLGILLGSFCAAILGTIYMSLVSKAHHEES, from the coding sequence ATGTCGGCAAAAGTAACGAGCAGCGACAAGATTGAAGATTTGTTCCCGGAGACCTCTATCCGAAAGATCATCACGCCTATCGAGCGTTTGATGAAAGTGGAGACTACGGGCGGCATCGTTCTGATTATCATGACGCTGGCGGCCCTGCTATGGGCGAACCTGAGCCCTGAAACTTACCATCATGTTTGGCACATGCCTTTTGCGCTTACGATTGGCAGCTGGATCGGTGCGGCCGATTTGCACTGGTTCATCAACGATGCCATGATGACCATCTTCTTCTTTAACATCGGTCTTGAAGTCAAGGGCGAAATGACCTACGGCGAACTCAAGAACCCGAAGGCGGCGAGCCTCCCCATTATCGCGGCGGCAGGCGGTATGCTTTTCCCGGCACTCATTTACCTGTTGCTGTGCCCGGGTGGCGAACATAGCGCCGCACATGGTTGGGGCGTTCCGACTGCAACCGATATCGCCTTTGTGGTGGGCTGCATGGCCATTCTCGGCAAGAAGGTGCCGCATGCACTCCGCGTGATGATTTTGACTCTGGCTATCGCCGACGATATCGGCGCCATTCTCGTGATCGCCATTGGTTACCCCAGCGGCGACGGCGTGAACTTCTTGGCTCTTGGTGCAGGTTTCGCATTGCTGGTCTTGATTAACGTCCTGTTCCGTATTGGCGTTCGCAACCTGCTGTTGCACGGCGTCATCGGAATTGCCGTGTGGGCATTCTTCGTGAAGAGCGGCGTGCACCCGACCATTGCGGGCGTGCTGCTCGGTCTCTCGGTGCCGGCAAAGCCCGTACTTGCGAAGGGCAAGCTCGCCCACTTCGCCGGTAGCGTAGGCGGAGCCCTCTCGGGCGAAGCCAAGGACCGCAACGAACAGTACGAAGTCTTTACGCTTTTGAAGCGCGGCGCCCGCGAAAGCATCTCGATGCAGGAACGCCTGTTCAAGCCGCTCGTTCCCTGGGTGAACTTCTTTATCATGCCGCTGTTCGCCTTGAGCAATGCCGGTGTCGAAATCAAGCTGGGTGGCGTAGAAGTGCCGGTAATGGGCGCTGTAGCGCTGGCCTTGATTCTCGGCAAGCCGATTGGAATTTTCCTGTTCAGCCTGCTCGCCGTAACGGTGGGCGTATCCGTAAAGCCGAGCTACAGCTGGAAGGTGCTGTGGGGCGGCGGCATGCTCGCCGGCATCGGCTTTACCATGGCCCTGTTTGTGGCTAACCTCGCCTTCGAGGTGGGCGACCGTCAGGATTCCGCAAAGCTCGGTATTCTGCTGGGCAGCTTCTGTGCCGCAATCCTCGGCACGATTTACATGAGCCTAGTGTCGAAGGCTCACCACGAAGAATCGTAA
- a CDS encoding DUF58 domain-containing protein, giving the protein MLDKEVLKTVSRIELSVRGTLDTVMTGAYHSSFKGNGMEFSEVREYMPGDDVRTIDWNVTARTGTPYVKKYIEEREMTMLLMVDASSSSEFGSGKQMKGEVMATLTALLAFAAIKNNDKVGLLIYTDQVELFIPPEKGRKHVLRLIREILYFKPQHHGTNTQVALEYAGKILNRRAVVVVMSDFLDEGFENAFKILRKRHDVLAVSVVDPREMELPPAGLVELEDPETGETLLIDTGDAAFREAFAREAKRQGKATKELFQRMSIDFVRIETHDDFKETVAPLIEHFRRRAKKNRS; this is encoded by the coding sequence ATGCTAGATAAAGAAGTTTTAAAGACCGTCAGCCGCATTGAACTTAGCGTTCGCGGCACGCTCGATACCGTGATGACCGGCGCTTACCATAGTTCCTTCAAGGGGAACGGTATGGAATTTAGCGAAGTCCGCGAGTATATGCCGGGCGATGACGTGCGTACGATTGACTGGAACGTGACCGCTCGAACGGGCACGCCTTACGTAAAGAAGTATATTGAAGAACGCGAAATGACCATGCTTTTGATGGTCGATGCATCGAGCAGTTCGGAATTCGGTTCCGGCAAGCAGATGAAGGGCGAGGTCATGGCGACTTTGACGGCCCTCCTCGCGTTCGCCGCTATCAAGAATAATGACAAGGTCGGCCTGCTGATCTACACCGACCAGGTGGAACTCTTCATTCCGCCGGAGAAAGGGCGCAAGCACGTGCTGCGTCTTATCCGTGAAATCCTTTATTTTAAGCCGCAGCACCACGGCACGAATACTCAAGTGGCCCTTGAATACGCCGGCAAGATTCTGAATCGTCGTGCCGTCGTCGTGGTGATGAGCGACTTCCTCGATGAAGGCTTCGAAAACGCCTTCAAGATTCTCCGTAAGCGCCACGACGTGCTTGCAGTCTCCGTCGTCGATCCGCGCGAAATGGAACTCCCGCCCGCAGGCCTCGTAGAACTCGAGGATCCTGAAACCGGCGAAACGCTCCTGATCGACACTGGCGACGCCGCCTTCCGCGAGGCGTTCGCCCGCGAGGCAAAGCGCCAGGGCAAGGCGACCAAGGAACTGTTCCAGCGTATGTCCATCGACTTCGTGCGCATTGAAACTCACGACGACTTCAAGGAAACGGTCGCCCCTCTTATCGAGCACTTCCGTCGCCGCGCCAAGAAGAACCGTTCGTAA
- a CDS encoding AAA family ATPase has protein sequence MQSNTYFKKVYNDLKKAELKKFAKAGSPMSFADLKILEYWVRIIDENPDGLNKASAFQLMGRTCRENVVKGFIDIFNPFITPKKKPARPKSETASVNREFGDDEIDLLDDFLEEEEVDEDECELDTQYCNGRLLRQICRYRKEMKHGCADRVTDNLIKAIVDVDTESMAPFLYKEVQDIVCGNFKKFALEKIQKGVRSNDPIYERAMKVKDVYRLNDDELEILLYMWLRTRDVMQCDPDGEFFGRRRHRFGPPSDSPRVFSEVAMTTGLSVDRVMKLMGKDSTLRKLGLCNEDMDIPMEVGCFLDGSCDSTGLKAFHLAEPGTVSFAQLQGNNPDAILALDLIKHHNWNRPLNILLYGVEGTGKTELAKALAAEAGLPLLEVSIDADNSMEMGRRFETRSQSLMLYRIRAAMLADWQCEKDHGIILIDEADLVLNGFEKGSLNHFFESVHTPIIWITNSISFTEKSSRRRFDFSMAFKGLAKDERLSMFESVLKAQGAEDMLTPEEKMKLVVEYPAMAGGFTIATRATQNLLTSGANVKAYPTMARLLKAHTNLLGIDTGSLRDVESHAPTYTLSGLNMEGSVDEIMEVVQSYDSVWKTFEEDSAPNSLNILLYGPPGTGKTEFVRHIARTLGRNLVIRRASDLLGMYVGQTEANIAAAFEEAERTKSILFFDEADSFLRDRTGAMQGHEVSKVNEILTRMENFKGIFVAATNFDSTLDSASRRRFALKLGFGYLKPEGVRHIWNVFFPNAECPKAVTELPLLTPGDFNAVNGRLRFLPESARTSERIEAELRKELQAKDSHAGRSMGF, from the coding sequence ATGCAGTCTAACACCTACTTTAAAAAGGTATACAACGACCTCAAAAAGGCAGAATTGAAGAAATTCGCCAAAGCAGGCTCCCCGATGAGCTTCGCGGATCTCAAGATCCTGGAATATTGGGTCCGCATTATCGACGAAAACCCGGATGGCCTGAACAAGGCTAGCGCCTTCCAGCTGATGGGTCGCACTTGCCGTGAAAATGTCGTAAAGGGCTTTATCGACATTTTCAATCCGTTCATTACGCCGAAGAAAAAGCCGGCAAGACCCAAGTCGGAAACCGCCTCGGTTAATCGTGAATTTGGCGACGATGAAATCGATCTTCTTGACGATTTCTTGGAAGAAGAAGAAGTCGACGAGGATGAATGCGAACTGGATACGCAGTACTGCAACGGCAGACTGCTCCGCCAGATTTGCCGTTACCGCAAAGAAATGAAGCACGGCTGCGCCGACAGGGTGACTGACAACCTGATAAAGGCGATTGTCGATGTCGACACGGAATCGATGGCCCCCTTCCTTTACAAGGAAGTCCAGGATATCGTATGCGGAAACTTCAAGAAGTTTGCGCTTGAAAAAATCCAGAAAGGCGTGCGCAGCAACGACCCGATTTATGAACGCGCAATGAAGGTAAAAGATGTTTACCGCCTGAACGATGACGAGCTGGAAATCCTTCTCTATATGTGGCTGCGCACCCGCGACGTGATGCAGTGCGATCCGGACGGAGAATTTTTCGGTCGCCGTCGCCACCGCTTTGGACCTCCATCGGATTCCCCGAGGGTGTTTTCGGAAGTCGCCATGACGACTGGCTTGAGTGTTGACCGAGTCATGAAACTGATGGGCAAGGACAGTACGCTTCGCAAGCTGGGCTTGTGCAACGAAGATATGGACATTCCTATGGAAGTCGGATGCTTCTTGGACGGTTCCTGTGACAGCACGGGTCTCAAGGCCTTCCATTTGGCAGAACCGGGAACGGTGTCGTTCGCCCAGTTGCAGGGAAACAACCCCGACGCCATCTTGGCGCTTGACCTGATCAAGCACCACAATTGGAACCGCCCGCTGAACATCCTGCTTTACGGTGTAGAAGGCACAGGCAAGACGGAACTTGCGAAGGCTCTCGCCGCCGAAGCAGGGCTCCCCTTGCTTGAAGTAAGCATCGATGCCGACAACTCCATGGAAATGGGACGCCGTTTCGAAACGCGTTCGCAGAGCCTGATGCTTTACCGCATCCGCGCGGCGATGCTTGCCGATTGGCAGTGCGAAAAAGATCACGGCATCATCTTGATTGACGAAGCCGACCTGGTGCTGAACGGTTTTGAAAAGGGCAGCCTGAATCACTTCTTCGAATCGGTGCATACCCCCATTATCTGGATTACCAACTCCATCAGCTTTACCGAAAAGAGCTCTCGTCGCCGTTTCGACTTCTCGATGGCCTTCAAGGGCCTTGCCAAGGACGAACGCTTGAGTATGTTCGAATCGGTACTGAAGGCGCAGGGTGCAGAAGACATGCTGACTCCCGAAGAGAAAATGAAGCTGGTCGTGGAATACCCGGCAATGGCTGGCGGCTTCACGATTGCAACGCGTGCCACTCAGAATCTGCTTACAAGCGGAGCCAATGTCAAGGCCTACCCCACTATGGCCCGCCTGCTTAAGGCTCACACGAACTTGCTCGGAATCGATACAGGTTCCTTGCGCGACGTAGAAAGCCACGCCCCCACTTATACCTTGAGCGGTCTGAATATGGAAGGCTCCGTCGATGAAATCATGGAAGTCGTCCAGAGCTACGATTCGGTCTGGAAAACTTTCGAAGAAGATTCCGCACCGAATTCCCTGAACATTCTGCTCTATGGTCCTCCGGGAACCGGCAAGACGGAATTCGTGCGTCACATCGCACGCACCTTGGGCCGCAATCTCGTCATCCGCAGGGCAAGCGATCTCTTGGGAATGTATGTCGGCCAGACCGAAGCAAACATTGCCGCCGCCTTTGAAGAAGCGGAACGCACCAAGTCAATCCTGTTCTTCGACGAAGCGGACAGCTTCTTGCGCGACCGTACAGGTGCCATGCAGGGCCACGAAGTTTCGAAGGTGAACGAAATTCTGACCCGTATGGAAAACTTCAAGGGAATCTTCGTCGCCGCAACCAACTTCGATAGCACCTTGGATTCCGCAAGCCGTCGCCGCTTTGCCCTGAAGCTCGGCTTCGGTTACTTGAAACCCGAAGGCGTACGCCATATCTGGAACGTATTCTTCCCGAATGCGGAATGCCCGAAGGCGGTGACGGAACTGCCGCTCCTGACGCCGGGTGACTTCAACGCCGTGAACGGTCGTCTGCGTTTCTTGCCGGAAAGCGCACGAACCTCCGAGAGAATCGAGGCGGAACTCCGCAAGGAGCTGCAGGCGAAGGATTCGCATGCCGGTCGCTCCATGGGGTTCTAA